The genomic segment CACAACTCATTATATAAGGATGTGCAATTGCTGTCAGCGATTGCCTGAGTAGTATAAATTCCCATCTTCAAAAAAATCCGCGCATAAATCGGCCCCACACCATTAATACGTACCAGATCAGACATGCATGTAATGTCCTTGACAACATCTTGATCCAGCCCGGCAGATGCGGAGAACTCACTAATATCCAATCCATTACGGCAAACATCAAACATATGTTTGGAATGTTTGATACCTTCAGCAGCCATCTTTTCGGCAACCTTGAAATCAACTTCCGGCGTAACTTTGGTGGCTTTTTCTGTTTTTGGAGATTGTAGTCAAGAATAGAAACGGTTATATCTTGCTACAAACTAGGATTTAGATATGACGCATCACAACAAAACAATTACATGTATTTCTGATCTGATTGAATATATCAAACTGTCCGGCTATGACATGCTCTGGTTTCGCGGCCAGCGCAAATCATCATGGCCCCTGCTGCCTTATATATATCGAAACTACAATCCGCTCCTTGAATCACAAATGATTCAGCGGTTTATGCTGAAGGCACAAATATTTAAAGATAATTGTCCGGCAAAAACAGAATATGGAGATTGGCTGGTATTGATGCAGCATTATGGGTTGCCAACACGACTCCTTGATTGGTCAGAGTCCCCTTTGGTCGCAGCTTACTTCGCAACAGCCGGCAACAAGGAAGGAGAGGACGCATCCATCAGCATGCTGAATCCCGGATTGTTGAATTCTTCCTTACATGAATTTGGAACGCTGCCGAATTTAAGTACACTAAGCCCGGAACTAAAAGAAAGATGCCATAATGCCTTCAAACTCCCTGAAAATAGAACATCTTCATTTAGACCCGTTGCAGTAATTGCCAGCCAGAACGACTTTAGGATGCTCAATCAGATGTCATGCTTCACTCTTCATGACATGGACACACCTCTGGATGAGTATGAACAAAGTCCATTTTTAGAAAAATTCATTATTCCAGCAAAATATATAGACAGGATCAAAACAGAATTACTCATACTTGGCATTCGCCGTTCAATTTTATTTCCAGACATAGAAAATTACGCAAGAGAACTGAGAAGCATACAAAAAATTGAATCCTGACCACCAAAAGATATCACCCCTCCCCCTCTAACCTTCCCCCATCCGCACAGATATCAACCCCGACTCATCACGGCCTTTCAAGGCCATGGCAAACGCCCTTTCCTGCCCGTTCTTCCGGGCAATTTTTTTGGCTAACAGAATTTTCTCCATACCGGGCTCAAGGCGATAGCTGCGCAGATCAGTCAGGGCAGATTCAAAGATCAGCCGCCAGTCATGCTGGCCGTGCATAATAAGAGCTGACAGAAAATTTCCCCGTACTTGATCCAGTTCCTTGCGCGAACGAAGCATTACATCGAGAAGTTTCAGAATTTCAACATCATCCGGGCATGCATTGTGAAGCGACATAAGACAATCAACTGCGGTATTGGGCAGGTGCCTTTTGAAATCAAAGGGGAAACCTCCCCGGAACAAACGGTTGCGGTACTTTAATTCCTTGGCCCAGAGAATGAGAAGATCCTTAGGTGTTTTAGGCGGCAGCATGTCGGACTTACCTGCACCTTTAAGATGGCGATACCAGAACGCTTTGGCCCCGTCCCAGTTGTTAAGCCGCAGAGCCGCTGTCGATCCTGTGAGGTTCAAATCAAAACTGTTTTCGAACAGATTACCGCCAAGCAGGGTCATGATATTTTTTTCCAGCAGTGAATTAAACCCGGCGACAGCCTGCACACGAAGCGTAGCAACAACGACCTGCGGGTCCTGCAGCAGCGCGGAAAGATTCGAGGTCACATCACCGAGCGGCACATCAAGCAGGCCGGACTCCCACATGGCAGCAGCGGTGATGGCAAACCATTTTTCAGCTTCTGCACCTTCGGCCCTGCTGCGCACGGCATCATCTGCATATTGCAGAATCCGCTCAATGCGGTGAACGGCCAGATGCTCGGATTGAACCCGCTCATAAGCGGCCTGCCCCATCTTCTGGATCAGACTGTCGTTACCCAGATACAATTTGAGTTTTTCTTCCAATTCCAGAACATCTGAATACGTTTCGATTTCACGCCCCGGCTTAAAAAGTGATGCCTGTTCGTCCCCCAAATCCTGCGTGAGCAGCAGGCATCCGCATGCTGTCCCCTCAAAAAGCCGGAAATTAACCTCTCCCAGAATGGATTCGTTAGGAATAATTTTAGTATCCTGATACAATTCAAGCATTTCAGCGTAGCTCAATGATTGCTCTACAGAAAAATTACGGTCACCGATCCTGCTTCTGATAAACTCCACCATCCATGTACGGGCCGGGCGTTGGTCACTGAGCCTGCCCACAAATACAATATCATTTTTCCGCCCGGAAACAGGAGGAGAGTCCATGTGAGGCGCATATACGGGAAGCCAGCGCACATTAGAAAGACCATCGGCTTTGAAAAACGGGACCATGGCCTGCTGGGTGGATAAGGTCAGGTCAAAGAGCTTTCCATACGGACTGTGCCAATGCAGATTCAGGTGCGGATCAGTGGCCCAAAAGATTGTCGGGCAATCCAGAGCATCCAGCCCCTGAATCAGGGTTCTTTTGCCAAGGTCCTCCACCTGCAACAACAGATCCGGGATAAAATCATTCTTTTCGAGTATCTCCGGGAGATTGCAAAACGGTTCCCCGGAATAAGTGATATGTAAAACAGTATGTCCCAGCTGCCGCAAAGCAGCCACACCTGCGCTGAAGGAACCCACAACGCAGACATTGAGTTTATCTTTCATACCATCAGCCCTTTCTCTGGTTTATCAGTAAGCCTGTTCAGTGCCATGCTGTAAGATCATATTAATCTGAAGCTTTACGCTTTCATTCATAATTTGCCAATACTCCTTTAGTTTCCCTGCCATTGCGAACACCGTCCATCTCAAGTAGAATCCCGGCATGATAAACTGGAAACAATATTCAGAACGCTGGTATGCAGGTTACGCTTTTCAGGGAGCGGTAGTACTTGGAATCATCCCCATTCTTCTGCCGCTGGTTATCGCCAAGGCAGGGGGAGCGGCACAGGCCGGGGTGGTGGTTGCTCTCTTTTATGTCGGCCAATTGCTGGCCCCGGTGATCGGAGCCTTTACGGATCGCTCCGGCCTGCACA from the Desulfovibrio sp. JC010 genome contains:
- a CDS encoding FRG domain-containing protein produces the protein MTHHNKTITCISDLIEYIKLSGYDMLWFRGQRKSSWPLLPYIYRNYNPLLESQMIQRFMLKAQIFKDNCPAKTEYGDWLVLMQHYGLPTRLLDWSESPLVAAYFATAGNKEGEDASISMLNPGLLNSSLHEFGTLPNLSTLSPELKERCHNAFKLPENRTSSFRPVAVIASQNDFRMLNQMSCFTLHDMDTPLDEYEQSPFLEKFIIPAKYIDRIKTELLILGIRRSILFPDIENYARELRSIQKIES
- a CDS encoding glycosyltransferase codes for the protein MKDKLNVCVVGSFSAGVAALRQLGHTVLHITYSGEPFCNLPEILEKNDFIPDLLLQVEDLGKRTLIQGLDALDCPTIFWATDPHLNLHWHSPYGKLFDLTLSTQQAMVPFFKADGLSNVRWLPVYAPHMDSPPVSGRKNDIVFVGRLSDQRPARTWMVEFIRSRIGDRNFSVEQSLSYAEMLELYQDTKIIPNESILGEVNFRLFEGTACGCLLLTQDLGDEQASLFKPGREIETYSDVLELEEKLKLYLGNDSLIQKMGQAAYERVQSEHLAVHRIERILQYADDAVRSRAEGAEAEKWFAITAAAMWESGLLDVPLGDVTSNLSALLQDPQVVVATLRVQAVAGFNSLLEKNIMTLLGGNLFENSFDLNLTGSTAALRLNNWDGAKAFWYRHLKGAGKSDMLPPKTPKDLLILWAKELKYRNRLFRGGFPFDFKRHLPNTAVDCLMSLHNACPDDVEILKLLDVMLRSRKELDQVRGNFLSALIMHGQHDWRLIFESALTDLRSYRLEPGMEKILLAKKIARKNGQERAFAMALKGRDESGLISVRMGEG